A portion of the Bdellovibrio bacteriovorus genome contains these proteins:
- a CDS encoding BrnT family toxin, with translation MNFTWDSRKARANLSKHRIPFEEAITVFFDPLAKAVHDPDHSAEKRNPRL, from the coding sequence AATTTCACTTGGGATTCACGTAAAGCTAGGGCTAATTTATCAAAGCATAGAATTCCATTTGAAGAAGCAATAACGGTCTTTTTTGACCCCTTAGCCAAAGCAGTTCACGATCCGGATCACTCAGCAGAAAAAAGAAACCCACGACTTTGA